The Mercurialis annua linkage group LG8, ddMerAnnu1.2, whole genome shotgun sequence genome window below encodes:
- the LOC126660636 gene encoding protein TIC 20-I, chloroplastic-like — MILNGCAITAKPRSNGLVSANAPHVSAKPAIIRNSWTPFLNLESKSWLPRGLLLSGGRSKIWHAVPLLPRQRKSYICPRASKDVPYSYRFPPMTEKPKWWWRTLACLPYLMPLHETWMYAETAYHLHPFLEDFEFLTYPFLGAIGRLPSWFLMAYFFVAYLGVVRRKEWPHFFRFHVVMGMLLEIALQVIGTVSRWMPLAIYWGKVGMHFWTAIAFAYLFTVLESIRCALAGMYADVPFACDAAYIQIPYD; from the exons ATGATTCTTAACGGATGCGCCATAACGGCTAAACCTAGGTCCAACGGCCTGGTTTCTGCAAATGCTCCTCACGTCAGTGCTAAGCCTGCAATTATCAGGAATTCATGGACTCCATTTCTGAATCTGGAGTCTAAATCATGGTTACCTAGAG GGTTGCTCTTAAGCGGGGGTCGCAGTAAAATTTGGCATGCTGTTCCATTGTTACCTAGGCAAAGAAAATCTTATATTTGCCCCCGAGCGTCGAAAGATGTCCCATACAGTTACCGCTTCCCCCCAATGACGGAGAAGCCGAAATGGTGGTGGAGGACATTAGCTTGTCTCCCCTATTTGATGCCGCTTCACGAGACTTGGATGTATGCCGAGACCGCATATCATCTACATCCGTTCCTCGAAGACTTTGAATTTTTGACATACCCGTTTCTCGGTGCCATCGGGAGGTTGCCCAGCTGGTTCTTGATGGCGTATTTTTTTGTTGCATATCTTGGAGTTGTGAGAAGAAAGGAATGGCCACATTTCTTTAGGTTTCATGTGGTGATGGGGATGTTGTTGGAGATTGCTCTTCAAGTGATTGGAACTGTGAGCCGGTGGATGCCGCTGGCCATCTACTGGGGTAAAGTGGGGATGCATTTTTGGACAGCCATTGCGTTTGCTTATCTCTTCACCGTCTTGGAAAGCATAAGGTGCGC